GTAACTGGTAATAAGTATGTTCTTTTCTTTATGCCAACCAATTGATATGATAAGGTAAATTTCATAGAAAATCTcagttttaacaaaatgattgcaactgaatatgcaaaaaaaacccaaggcTTTATTCTGTAATAAGAAATCAAATATGATCCACTTACTTGTACAGCTCTAAAGGAAATGACTTCATCATGTGACTCATGGTAAACTCAACCATTAAATCTGGaacaaattaaaactaaaacaGTGAAACACCCTATAGGCAATATTTCATCTTAAATTCAGTTATCTTTTTGAGCAAATTCTTAACTCTCTACTTGGATGTGGAAAGTGATTGTTGAAATAATTGCATGTATTGTTACCTAATAGGGCACAAACAAGTGGGCGAGAGGGTGTGTCTTTTTCCACTTTCATTTTCCGATGTCTCATTGGCTGAAAGTCAAGAATTTTGAGATAAGCCCTCTCATTGTTTGATATCCcaattttttgtacatgtatttgatatgaCAGTGTTATCATTGTAAATAATCTACCCACCATTCTGTGTAATGTGACCCGGAAATTGATGTTTACATCATGCATCAGAGAGTTAGCATACTGGtcctaaaatttaaaatgaaaactacCGTACTAGTAGTTTGTCTTCAGTGATTATGAAAATACTTAAAACAGATTTATATTATCAAAGATCAGTAATGGTATCTATTTAAAAACCCCTTTTCTTACCTCTGCAATGCATGTTAGAATAACTAGACAAAGTTTGGCATTGCTGTGTTTTGTTtcatctgaaaaaaaacccaccatttTGTCAAGTCTAGATCTTCCATTAACCAAAATCACAGAACTACATGTACACAAATATTATGCATAAAAAGCAGGatgcattaatataaaatataaagaacatCTACACAGATTTCAATTTGTATGTACAAGATTTTATGCCTGACCTTTTGTATCCTGCATCATGATGGAACTGTACTCTAGAAACGTCACCAATAGGTTGGTCGGGTGACTAGACTGTTCCAGAAGGGCTTTGTCAATTTTATGCAGTTCTAAGCAAAACACAACAATATACAAACCATTTACCGTACATGTAGCATTTACTAATACTgtagcatttaattttttatgttgtattacaatatataaatgtCTTTCAATCACAACATTTGATGAATGGGATGGCTCTGTTCCTACCTGGGGCGGGGTCGTTAAGGGGATTGGACACTGGGACCGTGGGGGAGGAAGGGGGTGTGGTCGGTGTTGATGGGGTGTGAGtctgaaaaatttgaaaaaaaattacatgaaagGATGACAGCTATATGAAACATGCAAGcaatgcaataatttttttttttttttttttttttttacttataatcTTTAAGAAGTCACTTTCCATTAAATAGTCATAAAAAATATGGatatataactataaaatcttgtgaattttgatatttattcagTGCCATTGAATCAATTAAATCCTCTTACATGAGTGAGAGCTGTGATAAAGTTTCTGTTTAGGTGAATGGCTTCATACAGTGCTAGTAGAACTAAATCGTTTGCCctacaaagaaaaaacaaactgATCTTAAATAAACTTTCTTTCCAgtgtttttataatttcttcAAGTTCTGTCTATCAAGTTGGTATTCtcttttcatatattaaacaGCAATGCACCTCTGATGGATTTCTGATCATATTTGAGTTGAGGAaactaaaaatgtttgaaaatactgtaaattttaaagaaagccAAAAAAATAACTATTAAAGACTACAATTTTTAAGGAGTGATATATCtatataacaatacagtaattTTATATTATCTGAAAGATAGTGTTTAAATCTGATGAAAATACTACCAAATGAATATTCTTCTTTCAAACAGAGTTTACTGGCCAACAATTCAATTCTGGTGTATTCAATAccgtataccggtatatattttttattcatagatGTTAAAGGatcatttatatacatatacaaagcaatttcaccaaaaaaaaaaatcatttatgtatgaaattaaatatacatgtaaatgtatttgttatcaaGATAAAGATGAAATCAACCTATTCATTTTTATCCAAGGGTGTCAATTAAAACTACGATATAAGCAATTTTTTAgtactaactgatacatgtatatgtatcaaAAACACGAAAGTCAAAGATATGCATACATAGGTATAtcttcaaaacaaataaaagttattttcaGTACATAGATGTAAATGTACCATACATATAAAAAGAATGCATACCTTACAGCTGAGATATGCTTTTCATCTGGTACAAACATGTTTCCAACCTACAAAGACAATTTTAAGAGTTACTTCCCTTGTCAGAAAACCAAGACTTCGACATCCtctaaatcaatttttttggtAATCTCTAGAGAGAGTAGACatctaaaaacaaaagataaaaatgtaattaaaataaaatcccaATAAACTTAGACTTAATCAAAACTTTatgagaaaataaaatttgattttttcatataACATTATCAAGGTTCAGGTTTTTTGCTAATACAGATCTTTCAATGACcaaaattaaatgaactttCCTCATTTTTCAAGTATTTTGCCACTTTTTTCAAccataatttaatttgtatgaatATGTGTATTCTGATGTCATAATTGGTATGATTGACAGAAAATTCTtcagaaaaaattgaattttgcaTTCCTATATGTTAATTATTCCTCCTGATGagaaaataaatgtcaaaaattttaTAACCAGAAATGACACCACTGATTGCTTGTTAATGAAACCTTCTGGTTCTGTTACATGATGACTGGTGGGGACATGCTCCATGCATGAGACATGCCGCCGGCTTGTTACGCTAGGCATGTGTACCTTCTGACTCAACACAGAACCTTCATTAACAATAACTCtatcaaaatgataatttattcCCAACCTGAAATTAATAGAATAATTTCATCACAATTTGCCACCAAAATTAATTACCATGCTTGCAAATGCAGAAAACCAGCCTGCTTGAGCCTCGGTACTATGACAGTGGTATTCCctgtaattgaaaataaatatcggTATATGTTGGTATGTACCAAAGTATTTCACGTGTAATATCTTCATACATTTCCAATGTTGTccaataaaaaatttcaattaaatgacAAATTATTTCATCTAAGTtggcatttattttaaaaatatattgaaagcaCAGTaactttttatacatgtacaaaacaaatatgtgtgcaATATACCTACCTGTTAAAGTCTGATAAAGCTCCCAGTACAACTTGGGCATAACCCTGAAACATACAGCAAATAattagtgttttgtttttaaacaaaaaatggaatattatatacatgtaaaatataatttcaggTCGCTGAACAATAGAAAAGTTTCAAAACTATTACCATGAGCATTTTACTGCAATTTTACACTTAATATAGCTATTTGGTGtgtatttttcctttaataTATTACTTAAATGAAAACCAAAATTAACAAAGGTCTAGTCCATGCATACTCACAGTCAATGCTAACTCGTCATCCAAAATGGAAAGTTTAACAATGTAAGGATTTGCCGACtgaaataaagatgaaaaagaCACAATTTAAGTATGTAACTGATTACTGCAAATCCCAAAGCTTGTGATGTGGACAATTTGATCTGGGTATGATCTGGGTCTTATATCCTTATAAAGTCTTGAAAAGAGGAAATTAGTTACCCCAGTACAGGTATAATAAACGTTTCAGTGATTAACGTTTACCTCGTATTTCCTATACTGCACCAGCAGAGTAAGGACCTGCACAGCATCACCTCCCAGCATCTGTCTCAGGTTAACATCTCCTAAAATCTAATGGAAACCGGAGATGTAAAAGTCGATCTacacagacatatttttttcttctaatctgTTGGGGTTTTCGCAAAGTCAATACAATATGGTGATAAACATGATAAGGACAGAAGAGTGGACTGTGCCATAATTTATGAACCTTATGAAATAAAGTATCAGACCACCATTTTCCTTCACAGGAAGTACTACAATGTACTTTTGTAGTGATACCTGTATTAGGGACTCGAAGACGCTGTTAATCATGAGGTACTCCAGTAAAGTGTTCAGACTGATGTTATCAGCTGCCTAATAAAGAAAGAATTTCATATAAACAGATTGAaagtgtgtacatgtacacacaatGTGCACAAGAAAATTAAGCATTTAAAATGTGTGTATAGTTCAAAGTCCTCCAAGAAAGGTATATTAACCAATTCTCATCAACATGCATTCATTCAATTTCCTAATTAAGATTTATCTCCAAAGATCTGAACACTTACTGTTGCTAAAACCATAATGAATCTGAGAACTTGTTGCTTTAAAGCTGTTGGATATTCTCCATTGAGgatttgattcaaattttcaaccaattccttatataaaataaaagaagtaCACGTGTTAATGAATGATTCCAGACCCAAGGTGtaaatcacaaaaaaatatccatctGCATGATTCTATCTTATCCATAATCAAGGAGAAATTACCTGCATAACAGTTTCTGCAGCATCAAAGCCAATCAATATATTGATAACATCAAATCCAAAATCTCCAAAATTCTTTCTACATACCCCACGAACTAATGCCGCCATTGTCTGgaaagaaaaacaacaacagcaggAAAATCAGTTTTAAGTTATAACTGCCCTCATTAATCtttctattgttttatatgtcaAATAATCTAAAGTATGTCTTCACACAGCTTTcccatacatgtacttggtttCGTGCTCATTGCACGTACTACAATCTCACTGTAATTTTTGCATGCATAATAGTTGCACAGTAGGTATCAACTCTAACAATAATAgttcatgtaatgttaaaagaTATGAACATTGCAAGAAAATGCATTCCAGTATCTGAGTGAAGTGATTAAGATCATTTCATGATGTTGTATAATCCTTTGTATGACTTAATTACTTACATAAATTGCATTGACTACTCGTATGGTATTGTCTTCCTTTAAAGATTCCACAGCTCTGTAAAACAGAGCATTCAGATTTTcctgcaaaaaataaacaatgttttacaattattgCATATACACAAAAGAAATACGAAGTAGGAAAAGGTCAAATATTCTGTCATTAATTGATTTACTGTGGAAATGATACTTCACCTTTAACATCATGAGTCCTTCTCCACTGACTTTGTCAAATTCGCTTTCAATGTATGGAATGTTTGGCTGTAAATCAAGGGAGGAATTAAATTTGTATGAAAGATAAAAGCAACCAATTTCTAATATATTCATGCAGAGAAATAATGCAAGAAATTCAACTCTAAACAATTGTTCTCTATAAGCCTTTGTACACTGTTCAGGAGCCAGTGCAGTAAAATTTTTCCACACTTCAGTAAAATATTCAGTGCCAGTTAAAATTTCTCTGcaccagaataaaaaaaaaacccatggcCCCTTATCTGCAGGTATATTACAAGGTCTGCATGAAAGACATTACTATCTGAATAATTGTTCATATAAcaaacattttgttaatatattCAGTATTGTTTATCCAAACATTTGGTCTTTAATGCTGTCTTTACCACAAATAGTCATGAATATCGAAAAGAGTTATAACATTCTTTtgctaaattttaaaagatgaagaactatagtaaacaataaaaaaaattatgaaaactaAAATCTAGACATAGCTTACAATACCTTAAGCAAGAAAAATTCATCCCAGAAGTTGGGGTTGCCTGAAGAAGGGTCCTCTCCCTATTACCAGCAAAGAAACCAATAAATATTACAGAATTAAATGTAatcatattctttaaaattaagttaGAAGGTTGTATGAATCTGAAAAATCAGATCTATCAATCAGtttcttgttcttttttaatgaaagtGTTGATTCTAAATCTTGTTCTTTActaattttcaatctaaagttaaaagaatatttaaaatgaaaaattaatttgtcatgaaatgatttgtaactttagattgaaaattataaaaacaacaatacCTTAAGTAACATCAGAAATTGACTAATACCTGAAAGAATGCTTCATatatctgaacaattttctCCTTCAGGGCCATTTTGTTTGAGGAGCCTTTGCGTAACAGTGCTGCGTGTCCATGGGTACGTTTAAGGTCCGTTGTAGCCTCTTGACTCATTCTTAAACAATTCAAATGTTTGCAAATTGTACATGCTTTGAAATTAAGTGAGAAATTGTAAATCAAAATTCCAAACTATAACTCACTTTGTAACGTTATACTTCAGTATGTAGATATTTaacataaattgataaataatgacCATACTCCTTTACCTGTTTACAGT
This is a stretch of genomic DNA from Crassostrea angulata isolate pt1a10 chromosome 4, ASM2561291v2, whole genome shotgun sequence. It encodes these proteins:
- the LOC128179727 gene encoding armadillo-like helical domain-containing protein 3, with product MSQEATTDLKRTHGHAALLRKGSSNKMALKEKIVQIYEAFFQGEDPSSGNPNFWDEFFLLKPNIPYIESEFDKVSGEGLMMLKENLNALFYRAVESLKEDNTIRVVNAIYTMAALVRGVCRKNFGDFGFDVINILIGFDAAETVMQELVENLNQILNGEYPTALKQQVLRFIMVLATAADNISLNTLLEYLMINSVFESLIQILGDVNLRQMLGGDAVQVLTLLVQYRKYESANPYIVKLSILDDELALTGYAQVVLGALSDFNREYHCHSTEAQAGWFSAFASMVGNMFVPDEKHISAVRANDLVLLALYEAIHLNRNFITALTHTHTPSTPTTPPSSPTVPVSNPLNDPAPELHKIDKALLEQSSHPTNLLVTFLEYSSIMMQDTKDETKHSNAKLCLVILTCIAEDQYANSLMHDVNINFRVTLHRMPMRHRKMKVEKDTPSRPLVCALLDLMVEFTMSHMMKSFPLELYNRCLGIIQRVLCYQKKCRVRLQYPWKELWTALINLLKYLLSNESNLLKKHNNIFHLSSKVVNIFNLFITYGDTFLPNPNSYDELYYEIIRMHQVFDNLYSMALRYTTSDGESKESAARLTNHLVNVKAIINHFSPKVDSWAAANQLSSLTEEQVLDVVRANYDSLTLKLQDSLDQYERYSEKPRENAFFTNLVRAVVMDVRKSVSNLSQYHQHVLQSVSEM